One Micromonospora craniellae genomic region harbors:
- a CDS encoding response regulator transcription factor, whose translation MNILVEATRGDHRADGRFVLLVVDDDESVGAALVAELADHRVRGHHFPHAAEALLATGALQPDAAVVAAGLATMSSADLVRLLAGRAGIPTVVGVGDDDGGVAVAALKAGATAGVRRPYRAEEVLPILRAIRPDTSGALDPPIELGGLRVDPATFEVSLHGRSVALPLKEFKLLYFFMSHAERTVTREQLLTAVWGGVPDDTSNTLTVHIKRLRRRLALDGDQPPVIVTVRGLGYRFVPAVAPAARPTS comes from the coding sequence ATGAACATCCTCGTCGAGGCCACCAGGGGTGACCACCGAGCCGACGGGCGATTCGTGCTGCTCGTGGTGGACGACGACGAGAGCGTGGGCGCCGCGCTGGTCGCGGAGCTCGCCGACCACCGGGTACGCGGGCACCACTTCCCGCACGCAGCGGAGGCCCTGCTGGCCACCGGCGCCCTGCAACCGGACGCCGCCGTGGTCGCCGCCGGACTGGCCACCATGAGCAGTGCGGATCTGGTGCGGCTGCTGGCCGGTCGGGCCGGCATCCCGACCGTGGTCGGGGTGGGCGACGACGACGGGGGCGTGGCCGTGGCGGCGCTCAAGGCGGGTGCCACCGCCGGCGTCCGGCGTCCGTACCGGGCCGAGGAGGTGCTGCCGATCCTGCGGGCCATCCGCCCGGACACCTCCGGCGCGCTCGACCCGCCGATCGAACTCGGTGGGTTACGGGTGGACCCGGCGACGTTCGAGGTGAGCCTGCACGGCCGATCAGTCGCCCTGCCGTTGAAGGAGTTCAAGCTGCTCTACTTCTTCATGAGCCACGCCGAGCGTACGGTCACCCGGGAGCAGCTGCTCACCGCCGTCTGGGGTGGGGTTCCCGACGACACCTCCAACACGCTGACCGTGCACATCAAGCGACTGCGCCGACGTCTCGCCCTCGACGGCGACCAACCCCCGGTGATCGTGACCGTACGCGGCCTGGGCTACCGGTTCGTGCCCGCCGTGGCCCCGGCCGCTCGACCGACCTCGTGA
- the pstB gene encoding phosphate ABC transporter ATP-binding protein PstB, translating into MASNDTELTTRPSVAVQAAGSTASGSVPSTAPVMQLNDVSVFYGSYEAVRGTSMPIQQNQVTAMIGPSGCGKSTVLRALNRMNDPIPGARVGGEVLFHGQNLYAKEVDPIQVRRRIGMVFQKPNPFPKSIFDNVAYGLRINDIKGRLDDHVEEALTRAALWDEVKDKLRKSALALSGGQQQRLCIARTIAVKPEVILMDEPCSALDPIATAKIEDLMFELASDYTIVIVTHNMQQAARVSHYTAFFTAEVDDKQVRHGRLVEFSQTGKLFTNPADKRTEDYITGRFG; encoded by the coding sequence ATGGCCAGTAACGACACCGAACTCACCACCCGGCCGTCCGTCGCGGTGCAGGCCGCCGGCAGCACCGCTTCGGGGAGCGTGCCGTCGACCGCCCCGGTGATGCAGCTCAACGACGTCAGCGTCTTCTACGGCAGCTACGAGGCCGTTCGGGGCACCTCGATGCCGATCCAGCAGAACCAGGTCACCGCGATGATCGGGCCGTCGGGCTGCGGCAAGTCGACGGTGCTGCGGGCGCTCAACCGGATGAACGACCCGATCCCCGGTGCCCGGGTCGGTGGCGAGGTGCTCTTCCACGGCCAGAACCTGTACGCCAAGGAGGTCGACCCGATCCAGGTCCGCCGCCGGATCGGGATGGTCTTCCAGAAGCCCAACCCGTTCCCCAAGTCCATCTTCGACAACGTCGCGTACGGGCTGCGGATCAACGACATCAAGGGCCGGCTCGACGACCACGTCGAGGAGGCGCTGACCCGGGCCGCGCTCTGGGACGAGGTCAAGGACAAGCTGCGCAAGAGCGCCCTGGCGCTCTCCGGCGGTCAGCAGCAGCGGCTGTGCATCGCCCGGACCATCGCGGTCAAGCCCGAGGTGATCCTCATGGACGAGCCCTGCTCGGCGCTCGACCCGATCGCCACCGCGAAGATCGAGGACCTGATGTTCGAGCTGGCGAGCGACTACACCATCGTCATCGTCACACACAACATGCAGCAGGCCGCCCGGGTCAGCCACTACACCGCGTTCTTCACCGCCGAGGTGGACGACAAGCAGGTACGGCACGGCCGACTGGTCGAGTTCAGCCAGACCGGCAAGCTGTTCACCAACCCCGCCGACAAGCGGACGGAGGACTACATCACCGGCCGCTTCGGCTGA